Below is a window of Narcine bancroftii isolate sNarBan1 chromosome 13, sNarBan1.hap1, whole genome shotgun sequence DNA.
cACCTCACCATTGGTTCACCAGTGACGAACACACATTCTCAAGCAAccgaaaaattcacttatccagcatctaccgatCCCCAGAGGCGGCAGAcactaggggttttactatatttatGACTcccttttgaaaataaatttggaaTCCACAGCATGTTCAATATAAATTTCCCTAATTTCCTTCCATTTTTTGTAAACCATCTGAAATCTGTACTCTCTGAATACCAACCTTCCTGCCAATAGAAACAATTTTGTCCTTTATGCTCAACCAATTACCAAACCAGAGGAGAGCAGTCTAAAAGGGTCCTGTCCCACAGATCTGCTATTTCCCTCCTTGGATGCTGCCCgacccaatgagttcctccaAATGCTCATTTTATTGTTCCAATTTCCAAACCTCCATCCATTTTCATTATATTAAATCAAGAATATACCCAATTCCTTTAAAATGCATCAAGAGGCTTTGATAGAtaagtggttagagcactggcatttttaaaccaggggttgtgagttcattccttgctggggcctcatttctgtgaggggtgcttgacaaagtggcaactctctgtcttccttacagtagacaaagttaaagtatttcatgtagtattaggtgacaataatggaacctttatcttgtCAGCCACTAATAGTGACACTGAATCAGCTCAACAAGAATACTTTCTCAATTCTTGCTCCTTTCTGCTCCTCACAGTGAAAGCACAGAACACTTATGGACTGGTCTGTAATACCATTTGTTCTTTGCATTTTATGACTGGGAAAGGAGAAGAGAGTCACGTTTGCAGTGAAACCCCCTGTatttggcacctatgggaattggtagatgcccgataagtgaatttgctggttgcttgagattgcatgttgcgtggaTTTGCAAACTAATTGCtgggggcgccaattttaaacgttTATATTTTTTACCAACGggtatttattttccgtgatatttttgctggttgctcgaggctgccagttacttgaattccagataatggggattttactggatTGTGTCTCAGACTCAGTAAAGTCAATCATTTGTACACAAATACATCATTGAAGGGATGTTTCAAACAAACTGCATATGCATAGGTCCATCCAGTTACTTACTAGAGTTTCTGGAGAGTTTTGTTGCAAGTCAGGTACCGATTCATATTTTTTGTGCCTTCATCcatgattttattgtcatataaacgAAGGACTTTGAGACTTTGGTTATTCGCCAGAGCTTCCCAAAAATACTGAGCTCCTGTGGAACCAAAAGAGTTTGTTCCACACCTGAAAAGCAGAATCAAATGTCAAATGTCAGGGATTAGATTTCCTATTGAAATTTGAACAGTTTTATACGAAGATGTATGTGATAAAAATTCTCACGATAATGTCTCAATCCTGCATTCTGGGTTTTGAAGGATATTACTCAAAATCTTTGCTGAGTCCTCTGTCAGTTTGTTGGAGCTTACCCTAGAACACAAGACAATGAGAAGAATTAGAGTTGAGTATCTGCGTGGAGAAGAACTCCAGTCTCACAAACTGCTGATGGAGGGGACTGCCTTAAAAGTAAACACTGGTTCTTCCAGGAGAGCAAGGTTTCTAACCCCTGTCTAACAAGGAACATTTCTATATTATTTATGATTTTTATGAAGAGAGGGCACCTGAGGTTGATGTGAAACCACCTTCAAATGGTTCCACTCTGTTACTGCAACGTGGAACACACAAAATCAATTTGAATTCAACAATTGCTTACAATATGTAAAAGTGATCCATTAAGATGCAGGGAAATTGTGACATGCACTTGAACAAAGGTAAAACGATGGCAGAACTCCAATTGTTCTTCTTTTAGATATTTATTCTGTGGGTTCTGCCTTTCCCTGCCCTCTTACAAAGAGGAATATGGAAAAGAATAATTCAGATCAAATAGTACTTTCCATGTATTCATATTTCCCAACTAATGGTTACTTTTGTGGTGTTTGAAGGTAATCCCACAGTCAATGAGCACAGCAAGTGGCCATTGGGACTTGATTTGATTTGGGAAGAAAAAAATGAGACTACCCATTGTCTCTGTTGTGCTTGAAATGAGGTGGTGCAAGATTTACAAATAGACTGTACCTGCTACCTGCGCTTGCAGCAAGCAAAGTATCTTTACAGCGATAAATAAAAATCTCTACAAGCAACAGCAAATAGAATCAATCCCCTTCACACACAGCATGGTTATGCCACCAAGAATGGACAAGGATAGGCACATGAGAGAACAGAGTAACAGATGCAGTTAATTGCACAAATAATTTCCAAAGAGCCTTGAAAAGTAGCATTGTGATGTGCAGATGCCGACATTAGTCAAGACAGAAAAGAATCAGGAAAGGTAGgacaaaaaaatgtcaaaatgtagAATAAATCACAAAGGAGAACAAACATAGGGTATATAAATGACTGAAACTAAAgcttaatattttaatgaaaaTCATTACTCACAAAAGAGTTCTGCATTTGAATAGTACATCTTTGAGCTGTTTTATTCCTTCATCTCTGAGCCTGCAGAGTCTCAAATCCAACACTTCCACTGTGGACTGACTGAGACAATAGCATAAAGCAGACACATCTAGTGGGCTCAGAGGAACATTGTGAAACTCTATACGTTTGATGCATGGAGATACTTCAGTTGTGACAATTGGATCATGCAGTTCAAACAGGCAATGGATCAAATTCAGCAACTCTGCCTGCTTCAAGTCTTGCTCAAGGCTGTTCTTGAACCAAGTGATGAGACCTCTGGCTGTCGAAGGAGTGAGAGGACTTGTAAAATCCCACAACTTGCCATCTCTTCTTGTTGTTAAAAAGCCCATGAGAAACTTGGTAAAATTGTACAGTTTCTCTGTATGTTTCGGTTGAAATGATTGCAGATAAAATTGGCTCATTTGATTTTTAGGCTTTTTCCCAAAACACCAAAGGTTCAAACATTTGACCAACTCATCAGTGTCATCATTGAGTGAATTTGCACAATACAATGCTGCAAATTGTTCCTTTAGCATGGTGTGGCAGAATGCAAAGGATCCTTGATCTTTACACAGATTTTCCAGGATCAGATGTGAGAATTGCTTTGAAAGCATGCTTTGGTCTATTTCATAGGTCTTCAGATCAGCTGCACTAATTTCTAGCTTGCCTGACAGCAGAGTGATGAAGGAGTGTTCCCCAACTTTCAGGATGGtgtgtttaaacagttttctctccAGTTCAGTCTTGTCAGTAACTGTGCTGCAGTTAAACAGACTGTGAAGTAACAGTGAAAAAACTTTGGTACTTGTCATTGGTGCATTTCCTGTCACTTCCTGACTGCAGAAACAACTGCCCAAACTCTTCAAAATATTGCACAGAATGTAACTGTTAAGGGGATTATAAGCCATGCACTTGATGCTCTCATTCTCCGTAATGGACAGATACATTTCTTCCGCTTTTTGCTTTTCCCCACAGAACACTTCACAATATCTTCTCAATTGATCATTGGTAAAACTAGAGATAACAAAATAGTAATCAAAATGAGACttgttaaattctatctgcttGGTATTCCACCGTGTCGTAACCAACACGAATGCTTCTCGGAGGAGATTCCCGGATATTAGTTTGGCCACAAGGACACTTACTTCAGCTTCACTGTCCAGGTTAAAATCAAAATCTGATGGATGCCATTGCAGCTGATGGTTGAACTCATCGAGACCATCCAAAATGATCAACACATCCTGACAATTTTGGAGAAGCTCCATTAGGACTGAGGACAAAGGCGGGCACTGCTTCGTTAGCAGTTCCCGGAGAGTGGTCTTTCCTTTGACTCTGTTCAAGTCAGAGAACCTGAGAACGATGACACAGCTCATCAGGTGCAATGGATGAGACGCCCACTCTTGCTCTATACTGTCCACAGTCCAGCTCTTCCCGATCCCTGGATCACCTAGCAGCAGGACTCTCTTTGTGTACGTGGCTTTCTGGAGCATGGACAGCAGTTGTGAAGCTTTCATTTCACTCTCAATATTCAAGTTTCCTTTCTGGATAAGGTCATAGTCTGGGTCCTGTAGCTTTGGGGAGATGACATTAATGGATCTGGCAAATGAGGAGCTGCTGAAGTTCCCTTGCATTGATGCATAACATGAATGTGCTTGGTCTTTCAAGATGTATTGTTTGTAATTCTGAATGGCAGCTGAAAAGAAAGATACATTTCTCAGAATGATTATGTGTTTTATTATCTTGGATGAATGAAGTGTAAGAAATGCAGAAATCAGATATGAGCATCAAGTTGCTAAGTTACCCTAAGAAACCCTACATTTTAATGATCATAGAGTCCTATTGAGGCTGGATATGGTTTCTGAAAGGAGTAACTATAATCAGTAATGGCCTTTAATTTCTTGTCAAAATACAGTCAttctcaaccagtgggccatATCTTGTTTGgatgtgggtctttaaaaatgttcaataaaatatttaaaattagataATGATGTGTTTCttacatgtgatgtttcttttattgtaataaataaacttgggttattttaaaacaactcacTCAAGACCgtatggaggcatccatcttaaaTCATCCTTAGCTGTAACCAACTAGTCTCTGGCtccttctagtggtcaggaggatcactagcactctatcactacatcccttttcctggagatgtttaatctaacaacatgacacactaattcagtattcatttcaatttaaaattcaataaaaatataaacaaacatcAGCAGCATAAACTTTTTAAGTGTACAGTTCTTTAGTTTTAAAGATTCACCCTGTCAGGTGCCTTGATAATGCCTGTGGATCATCTTAACACAAGggcttgtgttggctctgctagTCTAGCACTGGTAGTGTTTCCTCTGTCACTGCGTAGGCtgcatcttctgcatttgtctgttcctgcagtgcctcttgtgttttcagcaagctctttcaattccttctaagtatttgaccatcctctgttctgacagtgtaggatcttggagaTACTTCCTCCAGACAGTAGCCTTTTTGACCCATGTGTTGGAATCtgtgagtctcactgtgtcatgtaatgccagtggccctaagcttcttgctgatttgtcatagtttgctttttgtctccattgcagatgcttttgtttccatttgacatcttcgACACCTCTGTTCTTGTTTGCGCCTGCAGAGTATGGCAGTGTGGTGTGtgtctacgtcccatcagaagctaACTGCAATGTGACTCAATCGAGCTAGGTAAGGATCTGAGCAACTGTCTAATGCTtacttgagcaactgtttaactacgtaaactcctttctctgctttaccgtttGACTGTGGAAGCAGAGGACATACATAGCATGTAAAAAATTatgctcttctgcaaagttctagaATTCTCTACAGCTATAGCATGGTCCATTATCACTgtggacaatttgaggaattctatgTCTTGCAAGAATTTAACTgggaaattgatcattcccagcactttcaatatgcctttttttgtcagtgggtctgagcatctctaaaattgctttcaccttactcctgtctggcaccacacctgcctttgacagtttatctcccagaaaggtgatttccttcacatcaaactctgtttaactttaatctgtagcagcagctacactgctcctgcaataacacatgcaaCTAGACGGGTTGaggtcagtgagcagactagtttattacaggctgctgggctgcacttatagtctcagcccagacctggctgagaactgcgctggagggcgctgacgtcgtctgggcatcatgtggtccccagtgcaggtttctgagccctgagctggaaggaagggaaatccccgatggcaccattttcACATGTtgtggcccagcccgcgatctgcttctgcagtccatgccatatgaaccgttctgccaccatccagaccgtggacctgatggacggatgtttAAGGTTGTGGATGTGACCTGCCTGCGTCactgctgcggaaccactggccacggggtgcccaaggagatatcacacaggatggtgcc
It encodes the following:
- the LOC138748814 gene encoding NACHT, LRR and PYD domains-containing protein 1 homolog isoform X1, which gives rise to MTKNKSAMGHHLDKLLWAFFLFREFKLGASSFSISYGILNEDVIMPCTFPSAAWVNLNNLVISWQRTYSQAVVHSFYSGLDHSEDQNPTYRGRSQLFLMELPKGNASIKLNAMSLSDVGNYTCYVVDEEGIFQVENTVELKLFDITQQNGINGNGLIYVVGPAGLIVLIAGGFLHWKIKNKKRPALEEEICLLRDGVKAAIQNYKQYILKDQAHSCYASMQGNFSSSSFARSINVISPKLQDPDYDLIQKGNLNIESEMKASQLLSMLQKATYTKRVLLLGDPGIGKSWTVDSIEQEWASHPLHLMSCVIVLRFSDLNRVKGKTTLRELLTKQCPPLSSVLMELLQNCQDVLIILDGLDEFNHQLQWHPSDFDFNLDSEAEVSVLVAKLISGNLLREAFVLVTTRWNTKQIEFNKSHFDYYFVISSFTNDQLRRYCEVFCGEKQKAEEMYLSITENESIKCMAYNPLNSYILCNILKSLGSCFCSQEVTGNAPMTSTKVFSLLLHSLFNCSTVTDKTELERKLFKHTILKVGEHSFITLLSGKLEISAADLKTYEIDQSMLSKQFSHLILENLCKDQGSFAFCHTMLKEQFAALYCANSLNDDTDELVKCLNLWCFGKKPKNQMSQFYLQSFQPKHTEKLYNFTKFLMGFLTTRRDGKLWDFTSPLTPSTARGLITWFKNSLEQDLKQAELLNLIHCLFELHDPIVTTEVSPCIKRIEFHNVPLSPLDVSALCYCLSQSTVEVLDLRLCRLRDEGIKQLKDVLFKCRTLLVSSNKLTEDSAKILSNILQNPECRIETLSCGTNSFGSTGAQYFWEALANNQSLKVLRLYDNKIMDEGTKNMNRYLTCNKTLQKLYLCANELGDLGQRNIQQVEEIRTDLKIIIKITDDEELLLRVETQVKELLSFRQKYDKEFLQKIMNTILKDLGDESCIPNLGMRVRVGNLKANILQLIPKNKDMMIDIPSHKSWVKLHSPTLLPV
- the LOC138748814 gene encoding NACHT, LRR and PYD domains-containing protein 1 homolog isoform X2, producing MPCTFPSAAWVNLNNLVISWQRTYSQAVVHSFYSGLDHSEDQNPTYRGRSQLFLMELPKGNASIKLNAMSLSDVGNYTCYVVDEEGIFQVENTVELKLFDITQQNGINGNGLIYVVGPAGLIVLIAGGFLHWKIKNKKRPALEEEICLLRDGVKAAIQNYKQYILKDQAHSCYASMQGNFSSSSFARSINVISPKLQDPDYDLIQKGNLNIESEMKASQLLSMLQKATYTKRVLLLGDPGIGKSWTVDSIEQEWASHPLHLMSCVIVLRFSDLNRVKGKTTLRELLTKQCPPLSSVLMELLQNCQDVLIILDGLDEFNHQLQWHPSDFDFNLDSEAEVSVLVAKLISGNLLREAFVLVTTRWNTKQIEFNKSHFDYYFVISSFTNDQLRRYCEVFCGEKQKAEEMYLSITENESIKCMAYNPLNSYILCNILKSLGSCFCSQEVTGNAPMTSTKVFSLLLHSLFNCSTVTDKTELERKLFKHTILKVGEHSFITLLSGKLEISAADLKTYEIDQSMLSKQFSHLILENLCKDQGSFAFCHTMLKEQFAALYCANSLNDDTDELVKCLNLWCFGKKPKNQMSQFYLQSFQPKHTEKLYNFTKFLMGFLTTRRDGKLWDFTSPLTPSTARGLITWFKNSLEQDLKQAELLNLIHCLFELHDPIVTTEVSPCIKRIEFHNVPLSPLDVSALCYCLSQSTVEVLDLRLCRLRDEGIKQLKDVLFKCRTLLVSSNKLTEDSAKILSNILQNPECRIETLSCGTNSFGSTGAQYFWEALANNQSLKVLRLYDNKIMDEGTKNMNRYLTCNKTLQKLYLCANELGDLGQRNIQQVEEIRTDLKIIIKITDDEELLLRVETQVKELLSFRQKYDKEFLQKIMNTILKDLGDESCIPNLGMRVRVGNLKANILQLIPKNKDMMIDIPSHKSWVKLHSPTLLPV